A window from Triticum aestivum cultivar Chinese Spring chromosome 6D, IWGSC CS RefSeq v2.1, whole genome shotgun sequence encodes these proteins:
- the LOC123141087 gene encoding beta-1,2-xylosyltransferase XYXT1-like, with product MTTTGSSSRKQQQEAMGMSCCEERERPRKSCAPVHANAGFAAGVLFALLVYFLVRQQTAISAATTAALAQWSTVKQLIRAPGETQLIKAPGEILVTSDVHRVADKQPIQDTDNGKVVCTTEDRSRGLSGTCEVEGDIRTNGTALSVSLVPASWSERHEWMISPYTRSGQSLRVVTVTQLQDRAAAPPCTVTHTMPAILFGIGGYVGNYWHEYADILVPLFVAARRYHGEVTFLVSNIQHMPRWLVKYRALLQGLSKYGVVDMDRDAYVRCFPRVSVGLRLDKDLSIVPELVPGARLTMADFTRFVRETYALPRGAVTMEPYKKPRLLLIQRATSRQFLNEPEIARAAEAAGFEVVVTELRHDGSEVEQARVVNSFDVVLGVHGAGLTNAVHLPPGGVLIQVVPYGKMEPMARFDFSEPATDMGLKYLDYSVSAEESSLLEKLGPDHPAIKDPDSIHRSGWTTMYQFYLMQNVRINTTRFAPTLEQAFNHLRKQ from the exons ATGACTACGACTGGCAGCAGCAGCAGGAAGCAGCAGCAAGAGGCGATGGGCATGAGCTGctgcgaggagagggagaggcccAGGAAGAGCTGTGCGCCGGTCCACGCCAACGCCGGCTTCGCCGCCGGCGTCCTCTTTGCGCTCCTCGTCTACTTCCTCGTCCGGCAGCAGACTGCGATCAGTG CTGCCACCACGGCAGCACTAGCACAATGGAGCACGGTTAAACAACTGATTAGAGCTCCCGGTGAAACGCAACTGATTAAAGCTCCTGGTGAAATAC TTGTTACTTCTGATGTGCACCGGGTCGCTGACAAACAACCGATTCAAGATACGG ATAATGGCAAGGTGGTGTGTACCACGGAGGACCGCTCCCGCGGTTTGTCCGGCACCTGCGAAGTCGAAGGCGACATCCGCACCAATGGCACAGCCCTATCGGTGAGCCTCGTCCCAGCGAGCTGGTCGGAGCGCCACGAGTGGATGATCTCGCCGTACACGCGCAGTGGCCAGAGCCTCAGGGTGGTTACGGTAACCCAGCTGCAGGACCGGGCCGCCGCCCCGCCGTGCACGGTGACCCACACGATGCCTGCCATCCTGTTCGGGATCGGGGGCTACGTGGGCAACTACTGGCATGAGTACGCTgacattctggtgccgctgttcgTCGCGGCGCGGCGGTACCACGGCGAGGTCACGTTCCTGGTCAGCAACATCCAGCACATGCCGCGGTGGCTGGTCAAGTACAGGGCCTTGTTGCAGGGGCTGTCCAAGTATGGCGTCGTGGACATGGACCGCGACGCGTATGTGCGGTGTTTCCCGCGCGTCTCGGTGGGGCTGCGCCTCGACAAGGACTTGAGCATCGTTCCCGAACTGGTGCCGGGGGCCCGCCTCACCATGGCCGACTTTACGCGGTTCGTGCGCGAGACCTACGCGCTCCCACGAGGAGCAGTGACCATGGAGCCGTACAAGAAGCCGCGGCTGCTGTTGATCCAGCGGGCGACCTCCCGCCAGTTCCTCAACGAGCCGGAGATTGcccgagcggcggaggcggcggggttcGAGGTGGTAGTGACGGAGCTGCGGCACGACGGCTCCGAGGTTGAGCAGGCGCGGGTGGTGAACTCGTTTGACGTGGTGCTGGGCGTGCACGGCGCCGGGCTGACGAACGCGGTGCACCTGCCACCGGGCGGCGTCCTGATCCAGGTGGTGCCGTATGGCAAGATGGAGCCCATGGCGAGGTTCGATTTCAGCGAGCCGGCAACAGACATGGGGCTCAAGTACCTTGACTACAGCGTGAGCGCGGAGGAGAGCTCGCTGCTGGAGAAGCTAGGGCCGGATCACCCGGCGATCAAGGACCCCGACTCCATCCACCGAAGCGGCTGGACCACGATGTATCAGTTCTACCTGATGCAGAACGTCCGCATCAACACCACTCGCTTCGCGCCAACGCTGGAGCAAGCGTTCAACCACCTACGCAAGCAGTAG